One stretch of Sphingomonas ginsenosidivorax DNA includes these proteins:
- a CDS encoding TonB-dependent receptor, translating into MTKRAKYLLMSVSSCPLLSASVAGAQTASPPAVVTAPGASEAPAANAPAATTSAQSADQGGVQDIIVTAQKRQETANRVGMSITAASGDDLKLRGITSAIDLVKIVPGFNFTQSNYGAPVYSLRGVGYYDTSLGAPPAVSVYVDEVLLPFSIMSIGATLDLERVEVLKGPQGTLFGANSTGGAVNYIAAKPTSTFKAGFDATYGNFNRLNVGGFVSGPISDTLKARISFSNEHSGDWQYSYTHDAKRGKSDVFMGRVLLDWTPSDRLKVRINVNGYTDRSDNQAAQLVAVLPSAPAVVKAQPLPPGNNRAADWDDLDPYRRKADFLQASVRVDYDINDAMQLTSITAYDTFDRDSVTSADGTRVQNFAAATPGSSRDFGQELRLSGDIDRVRYVLGGSYSYDNVKDSANALADVSSLPFKKSIGTANQKVNTAAIFGNLDYRFTDTLTLQGGVRYTDLHRKFNGCLYDSGAGDLAATQSAAASRLLGRPVVFPAGSCVTLGPDFLPILDREKLNEDNVSWRAAINWQVTPRALLYANVSHGYKSGAFPVANATNYLQFAAAIQEDVIAYEAGFKLTAFNRTLQLNGAGFYYDYRNKQLRGRRIDEIFGSLNVLVNVPKSSITGGEIQATLRPAKGLTISAGATYVDSKIRGDFLNYDALSQFGNFSGEALPLTPKWQATGDGQYEFALSSEMRAFVGGSINHQGATHAGLGTNPLFAIPSYTLLDARVGIETPDDRWRLVAFVRNITDKYYWTNTFQSGPNVVIKYTGQPRTFGATLSYRY; encoded by the coding sequence ATGACTAAGAGGGCGAAATATCTGCTGATGAGTGTCTCGTCGTGTCCGCTGCTGAGCGCTTCGGTTGCGGGCGCCCAGACTGCTTCACCCCCGGCCGTGGTAACGGCGCCGGGCGCTTCCGAAGCGCCTGCCGCGAACGCCCCGGCGGCGACAACGTCAGCGCAGTCCGCAGATCAGGGTGGTGTACAGGATATCATTGTCACGGCACAGAAGCGCCAGGAGACGGCAAACCGGGTCGGGATGTCAATCACAGCCGCATCGGGAGACGACCTGAAGCTCAGGGGGATCACGAGCGCCATCGATCTGGTGAAAATCGTCCCCGGCTTCAACTTTACCCAGAGTAACTATGGCGCCCCGGTCTACTCGCTACGCGGCGTCGGCTACTATGATACCAGCCTAGGCGCACCGCCCGCCGTCAGTGTGTATGTCGATGAAGTCCTGTTGCCGTTCTCGATCATGTCTATCGGCGCAACACTCGATCTCGAGCGTGTCGAGGTACTCAAAGGTCCCCAGGGCACGCTCTTTGGCGCAAACTCGACCGGAGGCGCGGTCAACTACATCGCGGCAAAGCCGACCAGCACGTTCAAAGCCGGGTTCGACGCGACTTATGGCAACTTCAACCGTCTGAACGTCGGGGGCTTCGTCAGCGGCCCGATTTCCGATACCTTGAAAGCCCGCATCTCCTTCAGCAACGAGCATAGCGGCGACTGGCAATACAGCTACACGCATGATGCCAAGCGCGGTAAAAGCGACGTCTTCATGGGCCGCGTGCTGCTTGACTGGACGCCATCTGACCGCCTCAAGGTTCGGATAAACGTCAACGGCTACACGGACCGCTCCGACAACCAGGCCGCACAACTTGTGGCAGTGCTCCCGTCCGCCCCGGCCGTTGTCAAAGCCCAGCCGCTGCCGCCAGGAAACAACCGCGCTGCTGACTGGGACGATCTCGACCCCTATCGACGCAAGGCCGACTTCCTGCAGGCATCTGTTCGCGTCGACTACGATATCAACGACGCTATGCAGCTTACCTCGATTACGGCCTATGACACGTTCGATCGCGACAGTGTGACCTCGGCCGATGGCACCCGCGTGCAAAACTTCGCAGCCGCGACCCCAGGCTCCTCGCGTGATTTTGGGCAGGAGCTTCGGCTGTCAGGAGACATCGACCGTGTTCGTTATGTGCTAGGCGGAAGCTACTCGTACGACAACGTCAAAGACTCGGCCAATGCGCTCGCGGACGTCTCGAGCCTTCCCTTCAAGAAGTCGATCGGGACGGCCAACCAGAAGGTGAACACCGCCGCGATCTTCGGCAATCTCGATTATCGGTTTACCGATACGCTCACCTTACAAGGAGGCGTCCGCTACACAGACCTCCACCGCAAGTTCAATGGTTGTCTTTACGATAGTGGCGCTGGCGATCTCGCTGCCACGCAGTCGGCTGCCGCAAGTCGGCTGCTCGGGCGGCCAGTGGTCTTTCCCGCGGGTAGTTGCGTTACGCTGGGCCCCGATTTTCTGCCGATCCTCGATAGGGAGAAGCTCAATGAAGACAACGTATCCTGGCGAGCTGCGATCAATTGGCAGGTAACTCCTCGGGCCCTGCTATACGCGAACGTCAGCCACGGCTATAAGAGTGGTGCGTTTCCAGTGGCAAATGCAACAAACTATTTGCAGTTTGCCGCGGCGATTCAGGAGGATGTTATCGCCTATGAGGCGGGCTTCAAGCTTACAGCCTTCAACAGGACTCTCCAACTCAATGGCGCTGGCTTCTACTACGATTATCGCAACAAGCAACTTCGCGGTCGCCGGATCGATGAGATTTTCGGCTCCCTGAACGTTTTGGTGAATGTTCCCAAATCGTCCATAACTGGTGGAGAGATCCAGGCGACTTTGCGCCCGGCTAAGGGACTGACGATCAGCGCCGGCGCCACCTACGTGGATTCCAAGATCCGAGGTGACTTTTTGAACTATGACGCGCTTTCGCAGTTCGGAAATTTTTCAGGCGAGGCACTCCCGCTGACGCCAAAATGGCAGGCGACCGGCGATGGCCAGTATGAATTTGCCCTGTCCAGCGAAATGCGGGCATTTGTTGGTGGCAGTATTAATCACCAAGGGGCGACCCACGCCGGTCTTGGTACCAACCCGTTGTTTGCCATTCCCTCCTATACGCTTCTTGATGCCCGCGTCGGTATCGAGACGCCCGACGACCGCTGGCGTCTGGTCGCCTTTGTGCGAAATATCACCGACAAATATTACTGGACGAACACCTTCCAGTCGGGTCCCAACGTGGTAATTAAATATACAGGTCAACCTCGTACCTTTGGAGCTACGCTTAGTTATCGCTACTAG
- a CDS encoding cupin domain-containing protein: protein MLPPTNLTAVFDRVTEHWSPKVIGQVNNQLLKAAKLKGELIWHAHDGQDELFYIVKGSLRIEFEDGAVDLKKGDFLTVPRGVRHNPVAREECWVLLIEPADTKHTGNEMTSRTRTLKQQL from the coding sequence GTGCTGCCGCCTACAAACCTCACCGCTGTGTTCGATCGCGTCACCGAACATTGGTCTCCGAAGGTGATCGGCCAAGTCAATAACCAGCTTCTCAAGGCTGCGAAGCTGAAAGGCGAGTTGATTTGGCACGCCCATGATGGCCAGGACGAATTGTTTTACATCGTAAAAGGTTCTCTACGGATCGAGTTCGAAGATGGCGCGGTCGATCTTAAGAAAGGGGACTTCCTGACTGTACCTAGAGGTGTTCGCCATAACCCCGTGGCTCGGGAGGAATGCTGGGTGCTTCTGATCGAGCCGGCTGATACCAAGCACACCGGCAATGAAATGACTTCGCGCACCCGCACTCTAAAGCAGCAGCTATAG
- a CDS encoding NAD(P)H-binding protein: MIVVTTPTGNIGRHVVRHLTEASEPVRVVARDPAKLPHDLRDKVKVVTGSHGDAATVDKAFEGADAVFWLCPPSPASTPAAATVDFARPGAEAIRRHGVRHVVAVTTLGRGTSWQEHAGNATGSIHMVDLLRSTGVAIRGIALPAFMDNALRMVGLLCDGRMPGPIAPHKKLPHTAARDSAAAAAGLLINRNWSGQEDVPVLGPEDLSYFDLAVIISEVTGRDIQYQHQTYEAYKEAAMASGLTDAFAQGFVDMLRAKEEGMDNVASRAKAFIGTTTFRQWVIDELQPAMANYNVANT, from the coding sequence ATGATTGTTGTTACTACCCCTACTGGCAATATTGGCCGACATGTCGTCCGCCATCTTACTGAGGCGAGCGAACCTGTCCGCGTTGTCGCGCGCGATCCAGCCAAGTTGCCCCATGATCTGCGGGATAAGGTCAAGGTGGTGACTGGTTCGCATGGCGATGCAGCTACCGTTGATAAGGCGTTTGAAGGAGCGGATGCCGTATTCTGGCTCTGCCCGCCGTCCCCGGCGTCAACCCCTGCTGCCGCGACAGTGGACTTCGCACGGCCGGGCGCAGAAGCGATACGCCGGCACGGCGTCCGTCATGTCGTCGCGGTGACCACTCTTGGCCGGGGCACCTCATGGCAGGAGCATGCAGGCAACGCGACTGGTTCGATCCATATGGTTGATCTGCTTCGATCTACCGGAGTTGCGATCCGCGGCATCGCACTACCGGCCTTCATGGACAACGCTTTGAGAATGGTTGGCCTCCTTTGTGACGGTCGGATGCCCGGTCCGATCGCGCCCCACAAGAAACTACCCCACACTGCCGCCCGGGATAGCGCTGCGGCTGCTGCGGGGCTGCTAATCAATCGTAACTGGTCCGGGCAGGAAGACGTACCTGTCCTCGGGCCCGAAGATCTCTCATACTTTGATTTGGCGGTTATCATTTCTGAGGTGACAGGCCGAGATATTCAATATCAGCATCAGACGTACGAAGCGTATAAAGAAGCTGCCATGGCAAGTGGACTTACCGATGCATTCGCCCAAGGGTTTGTAGATATGCTGCGTGCTAAAGAGGAGGGGATGGACAACGTTGCATCGCGTGCCAAGGCGTTTATTGGCACAACTACTTTCCGACAATGGGTGATTGACGAATTACAGCCGGCTATGGCGAACTATAACGTTGCAAACACCTAG
- a CDS encoding SDR family oxidoreductase, with protein MDINGSVMLITGASSGIGAATARLASAQGACLILAARREDRIQALADELGNALALRCDVTNAAEVVETVRIAGDHFGRIDVLVNNAGQGLQGSIEEIQVDDFRALLELNVLAPFMTMQAVLPLMRAQQRGSIVNVSSGIIFTPLPNTGAYNSSKAALATLSNVARAELIDTGIVVSTMFPFITETEFIVSLKAGSEQAKKMEAGVANYRHSPEQVAAAIIELIRSGNERADLVPVQFGGTYKG; from the coding sequence ATGGACATTAATGGCTCAGTAATGCTGATCACAGGCGCATCATCGGGGATCGGGGCAGCAACGGCAAGGCTCGCCTCAGCACAGGGAGCGTGTCTCATTCTGGCGGCACGCCGCGAGGATCGCATTCAGGCGCTCGCTGATGAACTAGGAAATGCCCTTGCCTTGCGCTGTGACGTCACGAACGCGGCTGAGGTTGTAGAGACGGTCCGGATCGCCGGCGACCACTTTGGACGTATCGATGTTCTGGTAAACAATGCCGGGCAAGGGCTGCAAGGATCCATTGAGGAAATACAAGTCGACGATTTTCGCGCACTCTTGGAGCTCAACGTTCTTGCGCCGTTTATGACGATGCAGGCAGTTCTGCCATTAATGCGTGCTCAACAACGGGGTAGCATCGTAAATGTGAGTTCGGGCATCATCTTCACGCCCCTCCCGAATACCGGAGCTTACAACAGCTCCAAGGCTGCCTTGGCGACACTGTCGAATGTAGCGCGTGCCGAGTTGATCGATACGGGTATTGTCGTATCTACGATGTTTCCGTTTATCACTGAGACCGAGTTCATCGTTTCGTTGAAGGCAGGATCAGAACAAGCGAAAAAAATGGAGGCTGGTGTAGCGAACTACCGTCACTCGCCTGAGCAGGTAGCGGCCGCAATTATTGAATTAATCCGGTCGGGCAACGAGCGAGCTGACCTCGTGCCGGTGCAGTTTGGGGGAACGTACAAAGGCTAG
- a CDS encoding MarR family winged helix-turn-helix transcriptional regulator → MIVVPDDEQILFELADAVHGIARQLRVPDDLVPGPCTPIEITVMRYVQQNPGVSASDAAAATGLPTSNLSRSLRSLESKGLVRRDADIKDGRGILLYPTALADINIGKIRQAWTDRLIQATDSEYFLKEVVVLLKKIEHALSLGPQT, encoded by the coding sequence ATGATTGTGGTGCCGGACGACGAACAGATTCTTTTCGAACTTGCCGACGCAGTGCATGGGATCGCGCGCCAGTTAAGGGTGCCCGACGATCTTGTTCCCGGTCCGTGCACACCGATCGAGATTACGGTGATGCGTTATGTGCAGCAAAACCCCGGAGTATCGGCAAGCGATGCCGCCGCAGCTACAGGTTTACCGACAAGCAACCTCAGTAGATCTCTACGAAGCTTGGAAAGTAAGGGGTTAGTACGGCGAGATGCTGATATAAAAGACGGTCGTGGTATCCTTTTATATCCAACCGCTTTGGCCGACATAAACATTGGTAAAATAAGGCAAGCTTGGACGGATAGGCTTATTCAAGCCACGGATAGTGAATACTTTTTAAAGGAGGTTGTCGTCTTACTCAAGAAAATAGAGCACGCTTTGAGTTTGGGGCCTCAGACCTGA
- a CDS encoding DUF2306 domain-containing protein gives MTAEFRTRLLAKPLKITLTVLATAVAAISFRYLAGVGPVPPSIATNVLRRPWLLVHVASASTALLIGSIQFSGVIRSRWLETHRGIGRLYVLSCLFGGISGIVLAFGSSSGPIATAGFGLLGVAWISVTAQGLRYALLRRFDDHRAWMIRSWALTLSAVTLRVYVPIATLIGLPFFESYRVISFLSWVPNLLLAELYLREFSLSARPVGKGAQDTHG, from the coding sequence ATGACCGCTGAGTTCCGAACCAGATTACTTGCCAAACCCTTGAAGATTACGTTGACCGTCCTTGCGACGGCGGTCGCTGCCATATCCTTCCGATATCTCGCTGGAGTAGGGCCGGTGCCGCCTTCGATCGCAACGAACGTGCTCCGTCGGCCATGGTTGCTCGTGCATGTCGCGAGTGCATCCACTGCGCTACTAATCGGCTCGATCCAATTTAGCGGTGTCATTCGTTCACGGTGGCTCGAAACGCACCGCGGCATTGGTCGGCTGTACGTTCTGAGCTGCCTCTTCGGTGGCATTTCGGGCATTGTACTTGCGTTTGGGTCTTCTTCTGGGCCGATCGCAACGGCCGGCTTCGGACTTCTCGGCGTGGCCTGGATTAGCGTCACTGCGCAAGGTTTGCGATACGCATTGTTACGTCGGTTCGATGATCATCGAGCGTGGATGATCCGCTCATGGGCGCTGACGCTCTCGGCAGTGACTTTGCGCGTCTATGTCCCAATTGCGACATTGATCGGACTCCCTTTCTTCGAAAGCTATCGGGTGATCTCCTTTTTAAGCTGGGTTCCGAACCTGTTGCTCGCGGAACTCTATCTACGAGAGTTCAGCCTATCGGCTCGGCCAGTTGGCAAGGGCGCACAGGATACTCACGGCTAG
- a CDS encoding integrase core domain-containing protein → MTLDFSLPGKPTNNAFVESFNGRLRNECLNAHWFLSMTDARAKIEVRRDYNESRPHTSLGWMTPVEYAAAAAIKAAE, encoded by the coding sequence GTGACGCTGGACTTCAGCCTGCCGGGCAAGCCCACCAACAATGCCTTCGTGGAGTCGTTTAACGGTCGCCTTCGCAACGAATGCCTGAACGCACATTGGTTCCTTTCCATGACGGACGCCAGAGCCAAGATCGAGGTCCGGCGGGACTATAACGAGAGCCGCCCTCACACATCGCTCGGCTGGATGACGCCGGTCGAATATGCTGCCGCCGCGGCCATCAAAGCGGCCGAATGA
- a CDS encoding tyrosine-type recombinase/integrase, which yields MVTDTPSDAGANADNLDAIMAGAVVVLDQVTSLEPFLPQLAPDDRERVDAYVARASADATLRAYKSDWRLFCTWCAENGYRPLPASPASVAAFLTLLAERGYVPAEPRRTKRGKLLPRKHPAPLGRATIGRRLAAIVFAHRAADMEPPTSQPDAARLEKAMRGIRKDKKGEVPGKKRAADGDVLRDMLRSVVGNDLRAYRDRALLAVGMAGAFRRSELVAITVSRVTQDSRGLLVRIPSSKTDQEGHGHSVAIPDGRRLEPLRHYLAWLDKAGIAAGPVFRKLTPQGRLTDKAMSPQGVALVVKAAALAAGYPPDSFSGHSLRAGFLTEAGRQNANLFKMKEHSRHASLEMVAEYVRDHERFREHAGERFL from the coding sequence GTGGTGACTGACACCCCATCTGACGCCGGCGCAAACGCGGACAACCTCGACGCGATCATGGCCGGCGCCGTGGTCGTGCTCGATCAGGTCACGTCGCTCGAGCCGTTCTTGCCGCAACTCGCGCCCGACGATCGCGAACGCGTCGATGCCTATGTCGCGCGGGCCTCTGCCGACGCTACCTTGCGCGCGTATAAATCAGATTGGCGGCTGTTCTGCACCTGGTGCGCGGAAAATGGCTATCGACCGCTCCCGGCGTCGCCGGCGAGCGTCGCTGCATTTCTGACTCTCCTCGCCGAGCGTGGTTACGTGCCTGCCGAACCGAGACGAACGAAGCGCGGCAAGCTCCTGCCACGCAAGCATCCCGCGCCGCTCGGCCGGGCTACGATCGGGCGCCGGTTGGCCGCGATCGTCTTCGCGCATCGCGCAGCTGACATGGAGCCTCCGACCAGCCAACCAGACGCTGCACGGCTGGAGAAGGCAATGCGGGGCATCCGTAAAGACAAAAAGGGCGAGGTGCCGGGGAAGAAGCGAGCTGCTGATGGTGATGTGCTTCGGGACATGTTGCGGAGCGTCGTCGGGAACGACCTTCGCGCTTATCGGGACAGGGCTCTGCTCGCCGTCGGGATGGCCGGCGCCTTCCGCCGCTCTGAATTGGTGGCGATCACCGTGAGCCGGGTAACGCAGGACAGTCGAGGTCTGCTGGTGCGGATTCCTTCATCAAAGACTGACCAAGAAGGCCATGGCCATTCGGTCGCAATACCCGACGGTCGGCGGCTTGAACCGCTTCGCCATTACCTCGCTTGGCTCGACAAGGCTGGGATTGCCGCCGGACCGGTCTTCCGAAAGCTCACCCCGCAAGGCCGCCTCACAGACAAAGCGATGAGCCCGCAGGGCGTGGCACTCGTCGTCAAGGCGGCAGCGCTCGCGGCCGGCTACCCGCCCGATTCATTCTCCGGACACAGCCTGCGAGCGGGCTTTCTCACTGAAGCCGGACGGCAGAACGCCAACCTTTTCAAGATGAAGGAGCACAGCCGCCACGCATCTCTCGAGATGGTAGCCGAATATGTCCGTGATCATGAGCGGTTTCGCGAACACGCGGGCGAGCGATTCTTGTAG
- a CDS encoding PaaI family thioesterase, which yields MSSTTTDGPDGLAQVRALLAAGRQPPLGEKLGIALIEADHGHAVFEATPDGSSYNPMGGVHGGYIATILDSACGIAAHTALKPGYGYTTLELKVSFVKGLSSTSGTVRATGRLISMGRRAAFTEATLTNDKGQVCATATSTLLVFEVPTGR from the coding sequence ATGTCATCGACCACGACCGACGGTCCCGACGGGCTCGCACAGGTGCGCGCGCTGCTCGCGGCCGGACGGCAGCCGCCGCTCGGCGAGAAGCTGGGGATCGCGCTGATCGAGGCGGATCACGGCCACGCCGTCTTCGAAGCCACGCCCGACGGTAGCTCATACAACCCGATGGGAGGGGTGCATGGCGGCTACATCGCGACGATCCTTGACAGCGCCTGCGGCATCGCCGCTCATACCGCGCTGAAACCGGGATACGGCTATACGACGCTGGAATTGAAGGTGTCGTTCGTAAAGGGACTCAGCAGCACCAGCGGCACGGTCCGCGCAACTGGCCGCCTGATCTCGATGGGGCGGCGCGCCGCGTTCACTGAAGCTACGCTTACTAACGACAAGGGTCAGGTCTGCGCGACCGCGACTTCAACGTTGCTGGTGTTCGAGGTGCCAACTGGAAGGTAG
- a CDS encoding efflux transporter outer membrane subunit, translating to MTNELSEVFEMQSLPRAPMSILALLLASGCAVGPHYVAPVSSAPATYVGGASVEARVVGADAVDMVRWWQSFGDPTLTGLVEQALAQNLDLRQAQVRVVQARAALGTANAALLPSGQVSGQAGEVYQSLETPIGRIGSAFPQFERSTETYEANLGASWELDAFGGRDAARDAARADWQASAAGAIAARLAVAAQTADSYILVRALQGRLDVARAQAATQRRLVDLIALQYRKGVAAELQLRQAEGAAAQVRASVPALQNQLDIAMNALDVLVGAQPGATRSQLGVPAAIPSPPKVSAAGGPAALLRRRPDIIAAERTLAASNARIGAAIAEYYPKFSLSGLIGSATTAAGGLFGGNATQANGVLGLRWRLFDFGRVDAEIRAARGRNAEALAAYRLTVLRASQDVEDAFSTLVQQEARAAALTQGEASLARARATSDAAYRGGVVSLVEVLDADRRLLETRDGAIQARAAASRGAVASFRALGGGWDPVGVAAPVDGGAVMASR from the coding sequence GTGACCAACGAGCTGTCTGAGGTGTTCGAGATGCAATCCTTGCCGCGTGCGCCGATGTCGATCCTCGCCCTGCTGCTGGCGTCCGGCTGCGCGGTCGGGCCGCACTATGTCGCCCCGGTGTCGTCTGCGCCCGCGACCTATGTCGGCGGCGCGTCGGTCGAGGCGCGTGTCGTCGGCGCCGATGCCGTCGACATGGTGCGCTGGTGGCAGTCGTTCGGCGATCCGACCCTCACCGGACTGGTCGAGCAGGCATTGGCGCAGAACCTCGATCTTCGGCAGGCGCAGGTACGCGTCGTGCAGGCGCGCGCCGCGCTCGGGACCGCCAATGCCGCGCTGCTGCCGTCGGGGCAGGTCAGCGGGCAGGCGGGCGAGGTCTATCAATCGCTGGAGACGCCGATCGGACGTATCGGCAGCGCCTTTCCGCAATTCGAACGCTCGACCGAGACGTACGAGGCGAACCTGGGTGCGAGCTGGGAGCTCGACGCGTTCGGCGGGCGCGACGCCGCGCGCGATGCGGCGCGCGCGGACTGGCAGGCATCGGCGGCGGGCGCGATCGCGGCCCGGCTGGCGGTCGCGGCACAGACTGCGGACAGCTACATCCTCGTGCGCGCCTTGCAGGGACGGCTCGACGTCGCGCGCGCGCAGGCCGCCACCCAACGGCGCCTCGTCGATCTGATCGCGCTGCAATATCGCAAGGGCGTTGCCGCCGAACTCCAGCTTCGACAGGCGGAAGGGGCCGCGGCACAGGTCCGCGCGAGCGTGCCGGCGCTCCAGAACCAGCTCGATATCGCGATGAACGCGCTCGACGTGCTCGTCGGTGCGCAGCCCGGCGCGACCCGGTCGCAGCTCGGCGTGCCGGCCGCCATACCGTCGCCTCCGAAGGTCTCGGCCGCGGGTGGCCCGGCCGCGCTGTTGCGGCGGCGGCCCGACATCATAGCGGCCGAGCGGACGCTGGCGGCGTCGAACGCCCGGATCGGCGCGGCGATAGCGGAATATTACCCCAAATTCTCGCTCAGCGGTCTTATCGGGTCTGCGACGACGGCGGCAGGCGGGCTGTTCGGCGGCAATGCGACGCAGGCCAACGGCGTGCTGGGCTTGCGCTGGCGCCTGTTCGACTTCGGCCGGGTCGATGCGGAGATCCGCGCGGCGAGGGGGCGCAACGCGGAAGCGCTGGCGGCCTACCGCCTGACCGTGCTGCGCGCTTCGCAGGATGTTGAGGATGCGTTCTCGACGCTCGTCCAGCAGGAAGCGCGCGCCGCAGCGCTGACGCAGGGCGAGGCGTCGCTGGCGCGCGCGCGGGCGACGTCGGACGCCGCGTATCGGGGCGGCGTCGTCAGCCTGGTCGAGGTGCTGGACGCGGATCGACGCCTGCTGGAGACGCGCGACGGCGCGATCCAGGCGCGCGCGGCGGCAAGCCGCGGCGCAGTGGCATCGTTCCGCGCGTTGGGCGGAGGATGGGATCCGGTCGGCGTCGCAGCGCCGGTAGATGGCGGCGCGGTGATGGCCAGCCGCTAA